From Neisseria cinerea:
AAACGTAACGTTCGCAGATTTCGCGGTTGACCGTAATGCCTTTGACGCATTTGTCGGACAGGTTGACTGCGGCATTGCCCAAGAGGGAAATGGTTTCAAACATACATTGGGCGATGACCGGCTCCATAACGTTCAGCTGCAACTGACCTGCTTCGGCTGCAAAAGTGATGGTGGTGTCGTTGCCGATGACTTTGAAGCAGACTTGGTTGACGACTTCGGGAATCACGGGATTGACTTTGGCGGGCATGATGGAAGAACCGGCCTGCAATTCAGGCAGGTTGATTTCTTTCAAACCGGCGCGTGGGCCAGAAGAGAGTAGGCGCAAGTCGTTGCAGATTTTGGAGAGTTTGACGGCTGTGCGTTTCAATGCGCCGTGTACCATCACATATGCGCCGCAGTCGGAGGTCGCCTCGATCAGGTTTTCAGTCAGTTTGCAAGGCAGGCCGCTGACTTCGGAGAGTTTCTCAACGACCAAAGCCGCATAGCCTTTAGGCGTATTCACACCTGTACCGATGGCGGTTGCGCCCAAATTGACTTCCAAAAGCAGTTGGCGGGTGCGGTCGAGGTTGAGGATTTCTTCTTCCAATAACACTTGGAAAGATTGGAATTCTTGTCCTGCAGTCATTGGCACGGCATCTTGAAGCTGGGTGCGCCCCATTTTTAAAACGTCTTTAAACTCTTCGGCTTTGGCGGCAAAGGCGTTTTTCAGGACTGCCAGTTTGTCGAGCAATTCGCCGATGCTGTAATACACGGCAAGGCGGAAACCGGTAGGGTAGGCGTCGTTGGTGGATTGGCTGGCGTTGACATGATCCATCGGATTGACGATGTCGTAGCGGCCTTTTTCGTATCCCAAGACTTCCAATGCGAGGTTGGCAATGACTTCGTTGGTATTCATGTTGACCGAAGTACCGGCGCCGCCCTGATAAACGTCGGACGGGAATTGGTCGAGGCAGCGGCCTTTGAGTAACACTTCGTCGCAAGCCTTTTCAATGGCGGTGGCGATTTCGGGTTTTACTGCGCCCAATTCGCCGTTTGCCTGCGCGGTCGCTTTTTTCACCATCACCATGCTACGGACAAACTGCGGTACATCGGAAATTTTTTGTGTGGAAATTTTAAAGTTTTCAATGGCGCGCAGGGTGTGGATGCCCCAATATACTTCGGCGGGAATCTCACGATCGCCCAATAAATCGTGTTCGGTACGGACAGTCATATTTTTACCTTTGTAAGTCGGATAATTGATATTTAAAAAATGCGGTATCGGAAAGATAACGCATGAAGTCGAACACTATACCACTCGGATGAAATTGTCTATATCGTATGCCGTCTGAAAACGGGAACCGCCGTTTTAGGACATGCTTTCCGGCAAGCTCTGCAGGCAGCCGAAACATAGCGCGGCGGATTGTATAGTGGATTAAACTTAAACCAGTACGGCGTTGCCTCGCCTTGCCGTACTATTTGTACTGCCTGCGGCTTCGTCGCCTTGTCCTGATTTAAATTTAATCCACTATACTTCACAGTATCAGGGCGGTAAGGAGATGATTGGGTCGGGCAATATCGGCTTACGGTTCATAAATCTCTTCATGCCGATATAAAAATGCCGTCTGAAAATATTTCAGACGGCATTTGGTTTAGCACGTTATTTCAATTTACAGCGAAATTTTCACACCGGCGCGGATAGAACGTCCGGGCAGCGGCGCAATGTATTTGAGTATGGAGTTTTGCGCGCGCGCGATACGGTTGGTCAGGTTTCGGCCGTCCAAGAACCATTCTGTGCTGTATCTGCTGTGTTTTTGCGTATGGCTGACATAGGCATCGAGCAGGGCGTAGGAGCCGAGTGAGGGTTCTTTGTATGCCGCAGCCATGTTTCCGGTGTGTTTGGCAGCGGCGTAGCGGGTCAGGCTGCTGCCGATTTGCCATGCTCCTTTGTTCCAGCTTGCACCCAGCCCGTAGCGGGAAACAGGCAGGTTGGGCATATAGTAGCCATCATTGCGCAGGCGGTTTGAGTCCGCATTCCTACTGTCTTTGTCGT
This genomic window contains:
- the aspA gene encoding aspartate ammonia-lyase, which translates into the protein MTVRTEHDLLGDREIPAEVYWGIHTLRAIENFKISTQKISDVPQFVRSMVMVKKATAQANGELGAVKPEIATAIEKACDEVLLKGRCLDQFPSDVYQGGAGTSVNMNTNEVIANLALEVLGYEKGRYDIVNPMDHVNASQSTNDAYPTGFRLAVYYSIGELLDKLAVLKNAFAAKAEEFKDVLKMGRTQLQDAVPMTAGQEFQSFQVLLEEEILNLDRTRQLLLEVNLGATAIGTGVNTPKGYAALVVEKLSEVSGLPCKLTENLIEATSDCGAYVMVHGALKRTAVKLSKICNDLRLLSSGPRAGLKEINLPELQAGSSIMPAKVNPVIPEVVNQVCFKVIGNDTTITFAAEAGQLQLNVMEPVIAQCMFETISLLGNAAVNLSDKCVKGITVNREICERYVFNSIGLVTYLNPYIGHHNGDLVGKICAQTGKGVREVVLERGLLSEEEINRILSPENLMNPHL